The window ACTGACGCACAAGGCAAAGACATTGTCTATACCGTCACAGAACAAAAAGACGGCACCTACAAGGCAACCTCCATTCCCGTTACGGTAGGGACTGAGAGCGATTCTGAAATTGAGATTTCCGGCGGCGGCTTAAAGGACGGGCTAAAAATCGTTTCAGAGAGCAAGCAGATCGCTGAAGGGTCAACCGTTAAGCTAGCGGGCGCAAAAGAGACATCGAATGCAAATGAATCATCAGGTACAAGTAAATGAGCAGAAAAACAGTAATTAATATGACCGATATTGTCAAAACCTTTTATATAGGCACACCCAACGAACTGGAAATTTTACATGGGATTGATCTTAAGGTGTACGAGGGTGAATTCATATCAATCGTCGGCGCTTCCGGATCGGGCAAATCCACTTTAATGAATATTGTCGGTGCGCTCGATCGGCCAACTTCAGGCGAATATATCTTGGACGGCGTTCCGATCAATAAAATGAGCAGCAACGAGCTTTCCCAGATTCGGAATAAAAAGATCGGTTTTGTTTTTCAGACCTTCAACTTAATTCCGCGTTCCACCGCACTCGGCAATGTGGAACTTCCTATGCTTTATGCAGGTCTTTCTTCCAAAATAAGGTCTACGCGAGCAAAAGAACTGCTGGAGTTGGTCGAAATGTCCGACCGTTCAAAGCACATGCCTAACGAACTTTCCGGCGGGCAAAAGCAAAGAGTTTCCATTGCCCGCGCCATGGCCAATGACCCTGCGATTATTCTTGCGGATGAGCCTACCGGTGCGCTCGACAGCACCACCGGCAGGCTGGTGATGGATTTATTTCATTCGCTGCACAAAAATCAAGGGAAAACCATTATTTTAATTACGCACAATAAAGAACTGGCACAAGAAACTGAACGGATTGTCACCCTTCATGACGGAAGAATCAGAAGTGACAAAAGCATTATTCCAGAAGAACAGGAGGTAAAGCATGAATCTGCTTGAAAATATTTCTCTTGCCATTAATGGGCTGATTGCAAACAAAATGCGCGCCCTGCTTACCATGCTGGGTATTATTATCGGTATCGGCTCTGTCATTGCCATTTCTTCTGTGGGCACTGCAATGACCAGCTCCGTCAACAGTGCAATGTCGAGTTTCGGTGTTACAAATATAACGGTATCGCTCAGAACAAAAGACGACAGCAGTGGCGGTATGGGCGGCATGGGAGGAGGCTCCGGTACCGGTTCAGTCTCTGCGGATGACTTAATTTCAGATGATATGCTGGCGAAATACCAAAAAAAATACGGAGATAAAATTTCAGACATCGGGCTGACTCAAAGCGTCGGCGTTGGGAAAATGACCACCAACCATAAGACAACCAGCGTAAACATGTCCGGTGTAAACGACGGATATGAAGTTACCGGTAACATCACCTTGCTCAAGGGCAGGTTTATCAGTGAAAATGACGACAACCGTCAGAAGAAAGTTGCAGTTGTTTCCGAAAATCTTGTGAGCAACCTGTTTTCGGCAAGCCAGAACCCACTTGGTCAGGAAATTAAAGTGGAAACTAACTACGGTTATCAAACCTACACCGTAGTCGGCGTTTACAAGGAAGCTTCTTCCTCAGGCATGATGAGGCAGCAGGATACCCGCACTACCTTTTACATTCCGGTTACCACTGCAAAGAATTTGACAAATGGTGATGAAGGTTACCAAAGCGTTACCGTTGCAGCCAAAACCGGAACGGATTGCACGCAATTTGCTGACGATACCCAAACGTTTTTTAATACCTATTATACAAGAAATAAAACGTATCAGTGTGAGGCAATGAGTATGGAATCTATGATTTCTCAAGCGAACACCATGCTTAACACCCTTTCCCTCGCCATTTCAGTCATTGCGGCGATTTCCCTGCTGGTCGGCGGCATCGGCGTTATGAATATCATGCTGGTTTCCGTGACGGAGCGCACACGTGAGATCGGCGTACGCAAAGCGCTCGGCGCGCCGGACAGTGCCATCCGCGCCCAGTTTATCGTTGAGTCCATCATCATATGCGTCATCGGCGGTATTTTTGGAATCGTCTTGGGTGAGGGGCTTGGCTATGTAGGCGGACTGCTTTTACAACAGGCGGCCAGTCCCTCTCTTAGTACGATTGCGCTCGCTGTGGGATTTTCAATGGCCATCGGTGTTTTCTTTGGCTATTACCCGGCGAACAAAGCGGCCAAGCTTGACCCGATTGAAGCGCTCCGCTACGAATAATGAAAAGCATATCATAGAACTATCACCATCTTCTTTTTACAAGAAGATGGTGTATTTCTGTCCTTCATCAATCATTACCCGGTAGAGGCAATTCCATATGAAATCCATGCTGCGGAGTCCGATATGGATTACCGAATGAAAGGAACTGCCTTCCTAATAAATATAACAAGACATCAAAAAACTGTCCGGCAAAACGCCGGACAGCAAAAGTATCATCAGAAGCTAAAAAATATCATTTTAAAATTTGAGAACCGTTCTTTTTAAGCACTGATTAATAAAATTCTGAGCGGCTGCATAATTTTTTTGCTGCACAGGGATGCAAAAGCAATCATTTGCAATGGTCGTAATTTTGATAAAATATTCTCCGGACTGGTCGGTAGAAAGTGAAATTTGCTGAGTCCGACTCCAACACAAATAGTACGCGCTGATATGGTCTTTGCTTGCTTTGACAATAGCCGTTCCTTTGTTCATTAATGCAATAAAAAATTCCGTCTCCAATTTTCTTTTCTTAGTCTTTTTATTCATTTTCTTTTGTGCTGCGGTTTCCATCTTATCCCAATAATACTGCTCGATCTTATCATCCATGCGGTATGCAAGCTTGCTATAATTAAGCATTAAGTAACTTTTCCCCATTAAATCACTGCAGACAGAATTCTCATGAGTACCTACATCCTCTAAATAGTCAGTTTTGTTTCCCAAAAGAATATTGAGCGTTGAAACATACAGATTTTTTGTTGCCGCGTTAAAATGGAACTGTGCTTTATGAAATTCTCCGCTTTGCAGGAAAGTAACGATAACTGTGCAATCAAGGTAAATTTGGTTATATTCTACGCTGATTACATCGTTTCCCCTGATTACCGTTTTAAGCACCTGATTGTTTCCGGTCTTTCTCAGAAGCATTATACAGTCTTGATATTGAGCGATCGCATATTCCGGCCGATCGTTTTCCCACTTATTTGTCTGTTTGACTAAAATAATATCCGGCAGCACCATCCCCTGCTGCAGCCAATCTCTTACGAAATCATGGTAATAAACGGGCAGCTCATCCAGATTTGTAATCCGCTTTGGCCAAGAGTCCTTTGCCTTGCTGTCGTCAATCCAAAAGCCATTAAAACGTATCATACAAATCTCCTTAACAAATATTCCTGCTATGGGTTACAGTGTCAGCCTGTACCCATAGTAAATATATCACAGCAGGCTTACAGTGTCAATCTGCTGAGATATACTGAAGTATAAAGGGGAGAATCATTTATGATAAAACATGGAAGATTTATTGCATGCTATCATTGAAGAAATGCAACGGGAATTTCAGAACCAACTGGAAGCTGTAGCGATGCTGTCTGAACAGGGAACAAAGCAAAACATTCTGGATCTAGAAATATGATATGTCGAATTCATGGTGCAGCACCCCCGTTTATTTTAAAATGCTGTTTTTCCATAAGTTGACTCCATCCTTAACTGTTGAACAAATTCGTAATGAAGCTCCACTGGAGTTCCGTTTAATCTTCTGATAAAATCCACAAAAAGCTATTTTAATATACACCCTAAAGATGGACAAACACAGTTTGATACCATTATCACTTTGTGGGCGCTGTCGTACGGATTAGCCGCTCTGATTATAAATCAGAACCTTTCAATCAAAGAAGGTGATCAATCCTTAATAAAAGAAATCCTGTCGGAACACTTGAACACGATATAGCCCAAAACTGTGTGGTTGAAGTATGAGCATTCGATTTAGCAGGTTGAAACCAAAGGAAAGAGCACGGTTTGTTTTATGCGTCCTTATGGTGAAGTGCTGATTTCTCTATATAATGAAACGGTGTATCCCTTTGTCTTCATGGATGCCATTCGTTACAAGGTAAAAGAAGACCATCAAATTGTTACCAAAGCGGCTTATGTAGTGTTGGGAATAACTTATTTGTTTAATACACAGTTTAAAAAAGTCCAACGAAATTGCCTATTCTTTGCTGATTGCCTGCTTTATGGACTTCACATAATCGTAAACAGGCTGAATGCTTTCTGTACCGTATTGAGCAATCAGCTTTACGATTGCGCTGCCGACGATCACGCCGTCCGCAGATTTGGCCATTGCCCGGGCCTGCTCCGACGTGGAAATACCAAACCCGATGGCGCATGGCGTATTCGTTGATTTTTTTACAAGAGCCACCATGTCTCCGATGTTGGTGGTGATTTCACTGCGCACGCCGGTCACCCCCAAGGAGGATACACAGTATACAAAACCTTCCGCCTGAGCGGCTATTATGGAAATACGCTCGTTGGATGTTGGCGCAATCATGGAAATTAGCGTGATTCCGTAATCCCTGCAGGCGGGCAGGACTTCCTCTTTTTCTTCAAACGGCAAATCCGGAATGATTATTCCTGCAATTCCGCAGTCGCGGCATTTTTGCATGAACCGTTTTACACCATAGGTGAAAACAGGGTTGATGTACGTCATAAACACCAACGGAATGTGTACTTTCCCTTTTACATGCTTGACCATGTCAAAGATTTTGTCGGTTGTTGCCCCGCCAGCCAGCGCGCGCCGGTCTGCGCCCTGAATCGCCTCGCCTTCCGCCACCGGGTCAGAAAAGGGAATTCCGATTTCAATTAAGTCCGCACCGGCCTGTTCTATAGCCAAAATCAGTTTTTCGGTCGTTTCAAGGGCAGGATCTCCAGCCGTTATAAACGCGATAAACGCTTTACCATTTGTGAACGCATTTGTGATACTATTCATGAAGATTCACCCCCCTGTAGCGTGCAATTGCAGCAACGTCTTTATCGCCTCTTCCGGAAAGATTGACCACGATGATTTCATCCTTCTTCATTTGCGGCGCCAGCTTTCTTGCATAAGCGACGGCGTGGGCACTTTCTATGGCGGGGATAATCCCCTCTCTTTTTGAAAGGTATTCAAACGAATCAACTGCTTCCCGGTCGGTAACCGGAACATACTGAGCGCGGCCGCTGTCATGCAGCAAAGCATGTTCCGGCCCGATTCCCGGGTAGTCAAGTCCTGCCGATATGGAATAAACCGGCGCGATCTGACCGTATTTATTTTGGCAGAAATACGACTTCATACCATGAAAAATGCCCACACTGCCGTTTGCGATCGTGGCGGCGTTTTTGTCGGTGTCAACGCCGTGTCCGGCGGCTTCACAGCCGATCAGACGCACATCCTTGTCGTTGATAAAGTCATAAAACAGCCCCATCGCATTGCTCCCGCCGCCCACACAGGCAATCACAGCAGCCGGCAGTTTCCCTTCTTGTTCCATCAGTTGCTGTTTTACCTCTTCACCAATCACTTTCTGAAAATCACGCACAATCATGGGGAACGGGTGAGGCCCCATCACCGAACCGAGCACATAATGGGTATCCGATATTCGCGCCGTCCATTCGCGCATAGTTTCATTCACGGCATCTTTGAGCGTCTGGGTGCCGCTGGTCACCACATGCACTTTGGCGCCCAGCAGCTCCATTCTGAAAACATTGAGAGCCTGACGGTCGGTATCCTCTTTCCCCATAAAAATTTCACATTCCATGCCCATCAGCGCGGCGACGGTGGCGGTGGCAACGCCATGCTGTCCCGCGCCCGTTTCGGCAATCACCCTTGTCTTGCCCATTTTTTTTGCCAGAAGTACCTGTCCCAATACATTATTAATTTTGTGAGAACCGGTATGGTTCAAATCCTCACGCTTTAAATATATTTTTGCGCCGCCTAAATCCTTGGTCATTTTCTCCGCATAATACAATAAGGAAGGGCGCCCGGCATAGTTTGTAAGCAAACTCTTTAACTCCCGGTTAAAGTCCGCGTCATTTTTGTAATGCGTATAAGCCTCTTCCAGTTCGATCACCGCATTCATCAGGGTTTCGGGAATATATTGCCCGCCATAGGCTCCGAATCTTCCGTTTGGCATTTATCTCACACTCCTTACCTGTTTTACAAATTCCAACATTTTATCGCTGTCTTTTACGCTGTCGGTTTCCACGCCGCTGCTGACATCCACGCAGTAGGGATGCAGTATTTTGACTGCATTCTTAACATTTTGGCCGTTCAGCCCTCCCGCTAAAAAATAGGGTTTTCGCATGTTTGGAATGATGCTCCAGTCAAAGCATTTTCCGCTGCCGCCCTGTTCTCCT of the uncultured Caproiciproducens sp. genome contains:
- a CDS encoding ABC transporter ATP-binding protein, which gives rise to MSRKTVINMTDIVKTFYIGTPNELEILHGIDLKVYEGEFISIVGASGSGKSTLMNIVGALDRPTSGEYILDGVPINKMSSNELSQIRNKKIGFVFQTFNLIPRSTALGNVELPMLYAGLSSKIRSTRAKELLELVEMSDRSKHMPNELSGGQKQRVSIARAMANDPAIILADEPTGALDSTTGRLVMDLFHSLHKNQGKTIILITHNKELAQETERIVTLHDGRIRSDKSIIPEEQEVKHESA
- the trpA gene encoding tryptophan synthase subunit alpha, whose amino-acid sequence is MNSITNAFTNGKAFIAFITAGDPALETTEKLILAIEQAGADLIEIGIPFSDPVAEGEAIQGADRRALAGGATTDKIFDMVKHVKGKVHIPLVFMTYINPVFTYGVKRFMQKCRDCGIAGIIIPDLPFEEKEEVLPACRDYGITLISMIAPTSNERISIIAAQAEGFVYCVSSLGVTGVRSEITTNIGDMVALVKKSTNTPCAIGFGISTSEQARAMAKSADGVIVGSAIVKLIAQYGTESIQPVYDYVKSIKQAISKE
- a CDS encoding ABC transporter permease translates to MNLLENISLAINGLIANKMRALLTMLGIIIGIGSVIAISSVGTAMTSSVNSAMSSFGVTNITVSLRTKDDSSGGMGGMGGGSGTGSVSADDLISDDMLAKYQKKYGDKISDIGLTQSVGVGKMTTNHKTTSVNMSGVNDGYEVTGNITLLKGRFISENDDNRQKKVAVVSENLVSNLFSASQNPLGQEIKVETNYGYQTYTVVGVYKEASSSGMMRQQDTRTTFYIPVTTAKNLTNGDEGYQSVTVAAKTGTDCTQFADDTQTFFNTYYTRNKTYQCEAMSMESMISQANTMLNTLSLAISVIAAISLLVGGIGVMNIMLVSVTERTREIGVRKALGAPDSAIRAQFIVESIIICVIGGIFGIVLGEGLGYVGGLLLQQAASPSLSTIALAVGFSMAIGVFFGYYPANKAAKLDPIEALRYE
- the trpB gene encoding tryptophan synthase subunit beta, coding for MPNGRFGAYGGQYIPETLMNAVIELEEAYTHYKNDADFNRELKSLLTNYAGRPSLLYYAEKMTKDLGGAKIYLKREDLNHTGSHKINNVLGQVLLAKKMGKTRVIAETGAGQHGVATATVAALMGMECEIFMGKEDTDRQALNVFRMELLGAKVHVVTSGTQTLKDAVNETMREWTARISDTHYVLGSVMGPHPFPMIVRDFQKVIGEEVKQQLMEQEGKLPAAVIACVGGGSNAMGLFYDFINDKDVRLIGCEAAGHGVDTDKNAATIANGSVGIFHGMKSYFCQNKYGQIAPVYSISAGLDYPGIGPEHALLHDSGRAQYVPVTDREAVDSFEYLSKREGIIPAIESAHAVAYARKLAPQMKKDEIIVVNLSGRGDKDVAAIARYRGVNLHE